Proteins found in one Rhodobacteraceae bacterium D3-12 genomic segment:
- a CDS encoding polysaccharide lyase, whose translation MSRFPGAIRAFASVLLLLCLALPLGADVTYYHMTFDQLRPVAGGFEERGKRYPFRRDGGGAALATRRDARIGSTVLVLKTDPTPPGADRDRAEVQIHSGISWRRDWVASLRFRIPDHTSVVADWQTLMQCPQVGNDLPPPISVDLEPDGRISLVVRSERDVHEIIWSAPLPRGRWSTLALGFRMGADGRARLWLDGRKMVDVRLPLGWVEAEELCVLKTGIYRAPSPNPFELHLDDVTLGDSYTGTRLPK comes from the coding sequence GTGAGCCGTTTTCCCGGCGCGATCCGCGCTTTTGCATCGGTGTTGCTGTTGTTGTGCCTTGCGCTCCCCCTTGGGGCGGATGTCACCTATTACCATATGACATTTGATCAGCTGCGCCCGGTTGCGGGCGGGTTTGAAGAGCGCGGCAAACGCTATCCTTTTCGCCGTGATGGCGGGGGCGCGGCGCTGGCCACCCGGCGCGACGCGCGCATTGGCTCGACGGTTCTGGTGCTGAAAACCGACCCGACCCCGCCCGGCGCAGACCGGGACCGTGCCGAAGTTCAGATCCATAGTGGTATCTCATGGCGGCGCGACTGGGTTGCCTCGCTTCGGTTTCGTATTCCCGATCACACCTCTGTCGTGGCCGACTGGCAGACATTGATGCAATGTCCGCAAGTGGGCAACGATCTGCCGCCGCCGATCTCGGTCGATTTGGAGCCGGATGGGCGGATTTCGCTGGTGGTGCGCTCGGAACGCGATGTGCATGAGATTATCTGGTCCGCGCCCCTGCCCCGCGGACGCTGGAGCACTCTGGCGCTTGGGTTTCGCATGGGTGCCGATGGTCGCGCGCGGCTCTGGCTGGATGGACGGAAAATGGTTGATGTTCGCTTGCCACTGGGATGGGTTGAGGCTGAAGAGCTCTGTGTTTTGAAAACCGGCATCTATCGTGCGCCGTCGCCCAATCCGTTCGAGCTTCACCTTGACGATGTGACACTTGGCGACAGTTATACCGGCACGCGCCTCCCAAAGTGA
- a CDS encoding glycosyltransferase, with amino-acid sequence MVLWLTGAGAAGALPPLAQKADVVLLDDAERIANCRAQLGHDRVHFLAPACQPRHNNPLNTPRNDDTGAADLLPDLTSEEIADAGLFAVNSTLTQGNSTTIATALPGAMAAGRIAVGCYSRGHRLLFGDLLISSDSAQERVRRWQQDIAPRAGHIRQAMLRKVLEQHCWKHRLARIAALAGVPCERADPPVVRVLAHAETEEEAATIQAHFTRQIAHGATMTIVLTPAAQSAAPALDLAGIKWLTQEAAAARDLAEFVSAREWLAVFRPQDYYGPNYLRDLALATEFAPASALGKGAPFRVEADGLHAPSDNTAWAPVQSLPPSAAVIRGDALPRTLSIAKAAHGDWTMAETGEKAALTLDPYSFCHNGSDAMGQAKPGVAEAVDTPDEVQCGLDMGELERWSDQAVAEPDRPLPEQLDGAALARGVTPPADGKLALNTIGTAWEITSTLEPGVHRYLFEDSPRPLPSNIHSKPLAFHLESEGDAPLLWAVLFFDANGARIGDAVIAANTNGEAKVPEGAVSIQYGIRLRGPGIVRIERVYLGQRRPRVAAPLPSANETLLISNQYPSYGAFYRNGFVHRRVRGYQAHARNVDVFRLLRDQDLAQAEFENVDYTTGSGAQLGRLLDSKQHQRVLVHFLTPEIWDRLQPAMSRFDRVTVWVHGADIQAWWHRPHDHPTEAERARAMTASDARQSFWRGILGDMPDNLHLVFVSDYLAQQSMEDLGITLSPQQYSVIHNPIDTALFAYHPKPVEQRRRILSIRPYTAPTYANDLSVRAILALRDHPAFDQLSFHIIGDGPLFDKTVEPLRELANVQLEKRFVAQTEIARLHREAGIFLCPSRMDTQGVSRDEAMSSGLVPVTNRVAAIPEFVDDTCGCLAPPDDADALAKSIAALQDDPDLFSRLSREAAARVRRQSAMEQVITRELSFVDP; translated from the coding sequence ATGGTTTTGTGGCTGACCGGTGCTGGTGCTGCCGGAGCACTGCCGCCTCTGGCGCAGAAGGCTGATGTCGTGCTGCTGGACGATGCCGAGCGCATTGCCAACTGCCGCGCACAGCTTGGTCATGATCGCGTGCATTTTCTGGCCCCTGCATGTCAGCCGCGACACAACAATCCGCTGAACACCCCTCGCAACGACGACACCGGCGCTGCCGACCTGTTGCCCGATCTAACATCTGAAGAGATTGCAGACGCGGGGCTTTTCGCCGTGAATTCGACCCTAACACAGGGCAATTCAACCACAATTGCCACGGCGTTGCCGGGGGCCATGGCCGCGGGGCGCATCGCGGTTGGTTGCTATTCCCGGGGGCATCGCCTGTTGTTTGGCGATCTGCTGATTTCCAGCGATAGCGCGCAGGAGCGCGTCCGTCGCTGGCAACAAGACATTGCGCCAAGAGCAGGCCATATTCGTCAAGCAATGCTGCGTAAAGTGCTGGAGCAGCATTGCTGGAAGCATCGCTTGGCCCGGATTGCGGCCTTGGCCGGGGTGCCGTGCGAGCGCGCCGACCCGCCGGTCGTGCGGGTGCTGGCCCACGCCGAGACCGAGGAAGAGGCCGCCACCATCCAAGCCCATTTCACACGGCAAATCGCGCACGGAGCGACAATGACCATTGTCCTGACACCGGCCGCCCAAAGCGCAGCGCCTGCGCTTGATTTAGCCGGGATCAAATGGCTCACCCAAGAGGCTGCGGCAGCGCGTGATCTCGCGGAATTTGTATCAGCCCGAGAGTGGCTCGCCGTGTTCCGGCCTCAGGATTACTACGGCCCGAACTATCTGCGCGATCTGGCATTGGCCACAGAGTTCGCGCCAGCCTCGGCGCTTGGTAAGGGCGCGCCCTTTCGGGTTGAAGCGGATGGTCTGCACGCCCCCAGCGACAATACCGCGTGGGCGCCGGTGCAGTCGTTGCCGCCCTCTGCTGCAGTTATCCGCGGTGATGCGCTGCCACGCACCCTTAGCATTGCCAAAGCCGCCCACGGGGATTGGACAATGGCTGAAACCGGCGAAAAAGCGGCTCTAACGCTGGACCCTTACAGTTTTTGCCACAATGGCAGCGATGCCATGGGACAGGCAAAACCCGGTGTCGCCGAAGCGGTCGATACCCCTGATGAGGTGCAGTGCGGTCTTGACATGGGAGAGTTGGAACGCTGGTCGGATCAAGCCGTTGCAGAGCCTGATCGCCCCCTTCCCGAGCAATTGGACGGGGCGGCGTTGGCCCGTGGCGTTACCCCGCCAGCCGATGGCAAACTTGCGCTCAACACCATCGGCACCGCTTGGGAGATCACCTCGACACTGGAACCCGGCGTTCACCGGTATCTGTTCGAGGACAGCCCCCGCCCGCTGCCGTCAAACATCCACAGTAAACCGCTCGCCTTTCACCTTGAATCCGAGGGCGATGCGCCTCTGCTCTGGGCGGTGCTCTTTTTTGACGCCAATGGCGCGCGGATTGGCGATGCGGTGATCGCCGCCAATACAAACGGCGAAGCGAAGGTGCCCGAAGGCGCGGTTTCGATCCAGTATGGTATCCGTCTGCGTGGCCCCGGGATTGTTCGGATCGAGCGCGTTTATCTGGGTCAACGCAGGCCACGGGTGGCTGCCCCCCTGCCGAGCGCGAACGAGACGCTGTTGATCAGCAATCAATACCCCTCTTATGGGGCGTTCTATCGCAACGGGTTCGTGCATCGACGCGTGCGCGGGTATCAGGCGCACGCGCGGAATGTGGATGTGTTCCGCCTGTTGCGCGATCAGGATCTGGCCCAAGCAGAGTTTGAAAACGTCGATTATACCACAGGATCGGGCGCACAGCTTGGACGGCTGCTGGACAGTAAACAGCATCAACGCGTGTTGGTGCATTTCCTGACGCCCGAGATTTGGGACCGCCTGCAACCGGCGATGAGCAGGTTTGATCGCGTCACCGTCTGGGTCCATGGCGCGGATATTCAGGCATGGTGGCATCGCCCCCACGACCATCCGACCGAGGCCGAGCGCGCGCGCGCCATGACCGCCAGCGACGCGCGCCAGTCGTTCTGGCGCGGCATTCTTGGCGATATGCCAGACAACCTGCATCTGGTTTTCGTCTCGGACTATCTGGCTCAGCAGAGCATGGAGGACTTGGGTATTACGCTGTCGCCACAGCAATATTCGGTCATTCACAATCCGATCGACACCGCGCTTTTTGCCTATCACCCCAAGCCGGTGGAGCAACGGCGACGCATCTTGTCGATACGGCCCTATACCGCACCGACCTATGCCAATGACCTGTCGGTCAGGGCGATACTAGCGCTGCGCGACCATCCGGCTTTTGACCAATTGTCATTTCACATCATTGGTGATGGTCCGCTGTTTGACAAAACGGTCGAACCGCTGCGAGAGCTGGCGAACGTGCAATTGGAAAAACGCTTTGTTGCACAGACCGAGATCGCCCGCCTGCACCGTGAAGCCGGTATTTTCCTGTGCCCGTCGCGAATGGATACCCAAGGTGTCTCGCGCGATGAAGCGATGAGTTCGGGCCTTGTTCCTGTAACCAACCGGGTTGCGGCGATCCCCGAATTTGTCGACGACACATGTGGATGCCTCGCGCCGCCGGACGATGCCGACGCATTAGCCAAGTCGATTGCGGCGCTTCAGGACGATCCCGACCTGTTTTCGCGGCTCTCGCGCGAGGCTGCAGCGCGGGTACGACGTCAAAGCGCAATGGAGCAGGTCATCACGCGTGAATTGAGCTTTGTAGACCCTTGA
- a CDS encoding glycosyltransferase, which translates to MHAVALLRANDAVRRYDTEAWLGEVNSFFDHFGVAGIALQPARPGVSLFERLTTEKLPEIHQGPVVTVIMPAWNASKTIEYAVRSILNQTWKPIQLIVVDDASTDDTWQIISRLAQEDSRLQPLRNAQNVGPYVSKNIALNYATGLWVTGHDADDWAHPQRVEKHVGYLTANNQAASLMGMLRMSGRGAFTRLSPLGPNTQDGACVAGFISMMCERTFFNEKIGHWDEMRFGGDSEVIRRIENVTKKTMKRFNSVGMICLDNPDGLTNHPQFGHKPGVKIAPERQEYKASFVKWHSTLGQADSYLEFPQSKRRFSAPTTALNPPGVVAETYKSQTDKAPPVSEKIETVDLCLVTNLRFPGGNASSSLDELRHFRNKGLTVKVVHCPIDSNLGKPISERFYEHGDLVSLFSDFAHLKCKTLIVRHPAVVASSLFQKNMNKLDAESAYFVINNSHKRTSGELVYSMEELLETAKQTRAKRFRICPISPLMRSELREALPETVLSEQDWTPTFDLESYQHAPRSTLIAPFTIGRHGRDGAEKWLEDPALLSQAFPDHIDFRIKVWAAPPMPRVFWAVCPTTGPFMTSAASRPRTTSKIWTSSSIIPTHH; encoded by the coding sequence ATGCATGCCGTCGCTTTGTTGCGAGCGAACGACGCTGTACGCCGTTATGACACCGAAGCGTGGTTGGGCGAGGTCAACAGTTTCTTTGACCACTTCGGAGTCGCCGGCATTGCATTGCAACCCGCAAGACCTGGCGTTTCGCTATTCGAACGTTTGACCACTGAAAAATTGCCAGAAATCCATCAGGGTCCGGTTGTTACGGTCATCATGCCAGCCTGGAACGCGTCGAAGACCATTGAGTATGCCGTTCGCTCGATCCTGAACCAAACCTGGAAACCAATCCAGTTGATTGTGGTCGACGATGCCAGCACAGATGATACATGGCAGATCATCTCTCGCCTGGCGCAAGAAGATTCTCGATTGCAGCCGCTGCGTAATGCACAGAACGTTGGCCCTTACGTTTCCAAAAACATTGCGCTGAACTATGCGACGGGGCTTTGGGTTACTGGACATGACGCAGATGATTGGGCGCATCCTCAAAGGGTGGAAAAGCACGTTGGATATCTGACGGCGAATAATCAGGCCGCCTCTCTGATGGGAATGTTGCGAATGTCCGGTCGCGGTGCATTCACTCGACTTTCGCCCCTTGGCCCAAATACGCAGGATGGTGCTTGCGTGGCAGGTTTCATTTCTATGATGTGCGAACGAACCTTCTTCAATGAGAAGATCGGCCACTGGGATGAAATGCGTTTTGGTGGCGATTCAGAAGTCATACGCCGAATAGAAAACGTCACGAAAAAGACCATGAAGCGTTTCAACTCGGTTGGTATGATCTGTCTCGACAACCCGGACGGGCTGACCAATCACCCTCAATTCGGTCACAAACCGGGTGTCAAGATCGCCCCGGAACGCCAAGAATACAAAGCCAGCTTTGTCAAATGGCACAGCACATTGGGCCAAGCGGATAGTTATCTCGAATTCCCGCAAAGCAAACGGCGGTTTTCAGCGCCCACAACTGCACTTAACCCGCCCGGTGTGGTGGCCGAAACATACAAGTCGCAAACCGATAAAGCGCCACCCGTGAGTGAAAAAATCGAAACCGTCGACTTGTGTCTCGTCACAAATTTGCGGTTTCCTGGTGGCAACGCGTCATCCTCTTTAGATGAACTGCGTCACTTTCGAAACAAGGGTTTGACCGTCAAAGTGGTGCACTGCCCGATTGATAGCAACTTGGGAAAACCGATATCCGAGCGTTTTTACGAGCACGGAGACCTGGTCTCTCTCTTTAGCGATTTCGCCCACTTGAAGTGCAAAACGCTGATTGTAAGACATCCGGCGGTTGTTGCTTCGAGCCTGTTTCAGAAGAATATGAACAAACTGGATGCAGAGTCTGCCTATTTTGTCATAAACAACTCCCACAAAAGGACGTCAGGAGAGTTAGTTTATTCGATGGAAGAGCTCTTGGAGACCGCCAAGCAAACTCGAGCGAAGCGATTCCGAATCTGCCCGATCAGCCCGCTTATGCGAAGCGAACTCCGCGAAGCTTTGCCCGAAACTGTGCTCTCTGAGCAAGACTGGACCCCGACTTTCGATCTGGAAAGTTATCAGCACGCCCCGCGATCAACGCTCATCGCGCCCTTTACCATTGGCCGGCATGGCCGCGATGGCGCGGAAAAGTGGCTTGAAGACCCGGCGTTGCTAAGCCAGGCTTTCCCTGACCATATCGATTTTCGTATCAAGGTCTGGGCGGCGCCTCCAATGCCGCGAGTATTTTGGGCGGTTTGCCCGACAACTGGACCGTTTATGACTTCGGCAGCATCACGCCCAAGGACTACCTCGAAAATCTGGACGTCTTCGTCTATTATCCCAACTCATCACTAA
- a CDS encoding nucleotide sugar dehydrogenase, whose amino-acid sequence MTSQASFPSLNEVRLAVIGLGYVGLPLAVEFGKARATVGFDIDPQRIQQLRDGIDVTEEVTSEQLQAAGQMTLSSDLADLKDCNVFIIAVPTPIDQHRQPNLKPLISASRTVGEVISKGDIVIYESTVYPGATEEDCLPVVEEVSGLTFNRDFYAGYSPERINPGDKERPLPKIVKVTSGSTPEVADVIDALYGTIITAGTFKAASMKVAEASKIIENTQRDVSIALVNELSIIFSHLDIDTSDVLDAAATKWNFTRLSPGLVGGHCIGVDPYYLVHKSMAAGHIPDIIRTSREINDSMAQVAANRLLKAMIDNGARLKGARVLMLGLTFKENCPDIRNTKVVDLAEALREFGMTVDFCDTWIDAEEAKQELGEDALTELPAAGANYDAVVLAVPHAEFLEAGAEALRARLSDDGVFFDMKAAFARDESDLRL is encoded by the coding sequence ATGACTTCCCAAGCGTCTTTTCCGTCACTGAATGAAGTTCGTCTCGCTGTTATCGGCTTGGGCTATGTGGGCCTGCCGCTGGCTGTTGAATTTGGCAAAGCCCGCGCGACCGTGGGCTTCGACATCGACCCGCAACGCATCCAGCAACTGCGCGATGGCATTGACGTCACCGAAGAGGTCACAAGCGAGCAATTGCAGGCTGCGGGGCAAATGACCCTGTCGTCCGATCTTGCCGACCTGAAAGACTGCAACGTCTTTATCATCGCCGTGCCGACCCCGATTGACCAGCACCGGCAGCCCAACCTCAAACCGCTGATTTCGGCCTCGCGCACAGTGGGCGAAGTTATCAGCAAGGGTGATATCGTGATCTACGAATCGACCGTCTATCCCGGCGCCACCGAAGAAGACTGCCTGCCAGTGGTCGAAGAGGTCTCGGGTCTGACCTTTAACCGCGATTTCTATGCCGGCTACAGCCCCGAGCGGATCAATCCCGGCGACAAGGAACGCCCGTTGCCCAAGATTGTCAAAGTGACCTCCGGTTCGACCCCCGAAGTGGCCGACGTGATTGATGCGCTTTACGGCACGATCATCACCGCCGGCACATTCAAGGCTGCCAGCATGAAAGTCGCCGAAGCCTCGAAGATCATCGAGAACACGCAGCGTGACGTTTCGATCGCGCTGGTTAACGAACTGTCGATCATCTTTTCGCACCTCGACATCGACACATCCGATGTGCTCGACGCAGCGGCGACCAAATGGAATTTCACCCGGCTTAGCCCCGGCCTTGTGGGCGGGCATTGTATCGGTGTTGATCCCTATTATCTGGTTCACAAGTCGATGGCGGCGGGCCATATCCCCGACATCATTCGTACCAGTCGTGAAATCAACGACAGCATGGCACAGGTTGCGGCCAACCGCCTGCTGAAGGCGATGATCGACAACGGCGCTCGGCTCAAAGGTGCTCGTGTGCTGATGCTGGGTCTCACCTTCAAGGAAAACTGCCCCGACATCCGCAACACCAAGGTTGTGGATCTGGCCGAAGCGCTGCGTGAATTCGGGATGACCGTCGATTTCTGCGACACTTGGATCGACGCCGAAGAAGCCAAACAGGAGCTTGGCGAAGACGCGTTGACAGAACTCCCCGCCGCGGGCGCGAATTACGATGCTGTGGTCCTTGCCGTGCCGCATGCCGAATTCCTTGAGGCAGGCGCCGAAGCCCTGCGCGCACGGTTAAGCGACGATGGCGTTTTCTTCGATATGAAGGCGGCCTTTGCGCGCGACGAAAGCGACCTGCGCCTTTGA
- a CDS encoding glycosyltransferase family 2 protein — MIASASLAEQARWLLGTGLFDEAWYTTTYGDVLHAQMSPSEHYIRIGLLLDRKPGPDTTAEQVRAARARPLTLPSDGEDATALWTRSRNSYQGPDRPAPGQKLPRVSVIMTAYNAEDTITAAIASLQAQSYRDVEIVICDDVSTDGTWAKLQEVQTQDPDRIIITRNPENLGTYAAKNRALSLATGDVVLFQDSDDRSHPDRVMIQVLPLLEQPALIATRSAYARYNPETGKTIALGGKVSRIGLITLAVRRRIFDEIGYFEPVRRAGDDEWFQRLTHFSGAESILNINTVLYLAELRTDSLATDMLLTRPDGTLDQIPSPARRAYVDTFRARFADPAKDATWFRTRFPGVG; from the coding sequence TTGATCGCGTCAGCGTCTCTCGCAGAACAGGCCCGCTGGCTGCTCGGCACGGGCCTGTTTGATGAGGCGTGGTATACAACCACCTACGGCGACGTTCTGCACGCGCAGATGTCCCCGTCCGAGCACTACATCCGCATCGGCCTGTTGCTCGACAGGAAGCCGGGACCGGACACGACCGCAGAGCAGGTGCGCGCCGCGCGCGCCCGCCCGCTGACCCTGCCCTCCGATGGCGAGGACGCAACCGCCCTATGGACCCGCAGTCGCAACAGTTACCAAGGTCCGGATCGCCCCGCCCCCGGACAAAAGCTGCCGCGCGTGTCGGTCATCATGACGGCTTATAACGCCGAAGACACCATCACCGCCGCCATCGCGTCGCTGCAGGCCCAGAGTTATCGAGATGTCGAAATCGTCATCTGTGACGATGTCAGCACCGACGGCACTTGGGCCAAGCTGCAAGAGGTCCAGACCCAAGATCCTGACCGCATCATCATTACGCGCAATCCCGAAAACCTCGGCACCTACGCCGCCAAAAATCGCGCCCTCAGCCTCGCCACGGGCGATGTGGTGCTGTTTCAGGACTCCGACGACCGTTCGCACCCCGACCGCGTTATGATTCAGGTGCTGCCACTGCTCGAGCAGCCCGCCCTGATCGCCACCCGCAGCGCCTATGCCCGCTACAACCCCGAAACCGGCAAGACCATCGCGCTCGGCGGCAAGGTCTCGCGGATCGGGCTGATCACCCTCGCCGTGCGTCGCCGCATCTTCGACGAGATCGGCTACTTCGAGCCGGTGCGCCGCGCCGGCGATGACGAGTGGTTCCAGCGCCTGACGCATTTCTCCGGCGCAGAGAGCATTCTCAACATCAACACGGTTCTCTACCTTGCCGAATTGCGCACAGATTCGCTGGCCACAGACATGCTGCTAACCCGCCCCGACGGTACGCTGGATCAAATCCCATCCCCCGCGCGCCGCGCCTATGTCGACACTTTCCGCGCCCGATTTGCCGATCCGGCCAAGGACGCCACCTGGTTCCGCACTCGGTTTCCCGGCGTGGGTTGA
- a CDS encoding GSCFA domain-containing protein, which yields MTNPYKSQPQKSFWRQSIAERHFADLKDLWEPFHLKRADKVATAGSCFAQHIGNNLAIRGANFMDMEPAPPVFDTETEARKFGFGVFSCRYGNIYTTRQLVQLFDEAFGERTPSEIVWQKGDRFFDALRPGIDPVGQSSAEKVLALRERHLAKVREMFETLDLFVFTLGLTEGWESTEDGTMFPMAPGTVAGDYDPKRYRFHNMRYGAIHQDMEDFWARLKKVNPGARMLLTVSPVPLIATATDNHVLPATVYSKSVLRAVAGDMAEDHEDVAYFPSYEIISAPPARGMFFEPDQRNVNIFGVNYVMTHFFSGPLAEEFGSPDLSKQDDEEIELICDEEKLEKTLD from the coding sequence ATGACTAATCCGTATAAATCTCAACCGCAAAAATCTTTTTGGCGCCAATCAATCGCCGAACGCCATTTTGCCGATCTAAAAGACCTGTGGGAGCCGTTTCACCTCAAGCGCGCCGACAAAGTCGCCACAGCAGGCAGCTGCTTTGCCCAACATATCGGCAACAACCTTGCCATTCGCGGTGCAAATTTCATGGATATGGAGCCCGCCCCGCCCGTGTTCGATACGGAAACAGAGGCGCGGAAATTCGGCTTTGGCGTCTTCTCCTGCCGCTATGGCAACATCTACACCACCCGCCAATTGGTACAGCTTTTCGACGAAGCCTTTGGCGAACGCACCCCCTCCGAGATCGTCTGGCAAAAAGGCGATCGCTTCTTTGACGCCCTGCGCCCGGGCATTGATCCGGTCGGACAAAGCAGCGCCGAGAAGGTTCTGGCCCTGCGCGAACGACATCTGGCCAAAGTGCGCGAGATGTTTGAAACGCTGGACCTCTTCGTCTTTACGCTCGGCTTGACCGAGGGCTGGGAAAGCACCGAAGACGGCACCATGTTCCCCATGGCCCCCGGCACCGTCGCGGGTGACTATGACCCCAAGCGTTATCGCTTTCACAACATGCGCTACGGGGCCATTCACCAAGACATGGAAGACTTCTGGGCCCGCCTGAAGAAGGTCAACCCTGGCGCGCGGATGCTGCTCACGGTGTCGCCGGTCCCGCTGATCGCCACGGCGACCGACAATCATGTATTGCCTGCGACCGTCTATTCCAAATCCGTGCTACGTGCGGTGGCCGGTGACATGGCGGAAGATCACGAAGACGTCGCCTATTTCCCGTCTTACGAGATCATTTCCGCCCCACCCGCACGCGGTATGTTCTTTGAACCGGATCAGCGGAACGTGAACATATTCGGCGTGAACTATGTCATGACGCACTTCTTCTCCGGTCCACTTGCCGAGGAATTCGGATCGCCTGATCTGTCAAAACAGGACGACGAAGAGATCGAGCTTATCTGTGACGAGGAAAAGCTCGAAAAAACATTGGATTGA
- a CDS encoding class I SAM-dependent methyltransferase, with amino-acid sequence MASDEQQSKVALRGWLKAQVAGRTILFVGLDCIDHATALAGAGNLVVGIDADAARVTSAEDRLGDEPEETRARLQFRTGAFDTQVGVLPNAPERRFDTVILGPRGIGEQDVADVLDVAFERLNPGGRVLMTLPFAGAAEQAGISWRVQPSLLTRWVAKEGVLQSLQCEGEWLCLAANKLTPDNAAHQETGPDAASLLEVAETIWAADRQAAARQSKVQSELLHTAEALGRKRADEAAAAKVALRRLALAPDEPADSDTGESRDEATLAARKCDWLAHALLREQSPDAESSEECLALVRLAFELDPTPPRQARLGRLLLDSGAHDEALTLLSAPEIATALSSGLLRRCGQTVADIIPPALPDLRLAARGRAHSAMIWRWIVTFLRCLMRGGPRRLFASIPISFWSQATTPNALSLAWPNIVSA; translated from the coding sequence ATGGCATCAGATGAACAGCAAAGCAAAGTTGCGTTAAGAGGGTGGCTCAAGGCGCAAGTGGCAGGGCGCACTATCCTGTTTGTCGGGCTTGATTGTATTGACCATGCCACGGCGCTTGCAGGTGCTGGGAATCTGGTGGTGGGCATCGATGCAGATGCCGCGCGGGTGACCTCTGCTGAGGACCGGCTGGGCGATGAGCCGGAAGAGACGCGCGCACGCTTGCAGTTTCGCACCGGGGCATTCGATACGCAGGTTGGCGTGCTTCCAAATGCGCCGGAGCGGCGGTTTGACACAGTCATCCTTGGGCCAAGGGGGATTGGGGAGCAGGACGTCGCGGATGTGCTGGATGTGGCGTTCGAGCGACTCAATCCCGGTGGGCGGGTGCTGATGACCCTGCCGTTCGCGGGCGCGGCGGAGCAGGCCGGAATAAGCTGGCGGGTGCAGCCCTCTCTTTTGACGCGTTGGGTGGCCAAGGAGGGTGTGTTGCAGTCGCTCCAGTGTGAGGGAGAATGGCTCTGTCTTGCCGCTAACAAGCTGACGCCCGACAACGCGGCACACCAAGAAACCGGTCCAGATGCGGCCAGTCTTCTTGAGGTGGCGGAAACGATATGGGCTGCCGACCGCCAAGCGGCAGCGCGGCAATCAAAGGTGCAATCCGAACTGTTGCACACCGCCGAGGCCTTAGGTCGCAAGCGTGCGGACGAAGCTGCCGCGGCCAAGGTGGCACTGCGCCGGTTGGCCCTTGCCCCGGATGAGCCCGCAGATAGCGACACCGGCGAAAGCCGCGATGAGGCCACATTGGCCGCCCGGAAATGCGACTGGCTTGCGCATGCGCTACTCCGTGAACAGTCCCCGGATGCGGAGAGCTCAGAGGAGTGTCTTGCTTTGGTGCGGCTCGCGTTTGAACTCGATCCGACACCTCCGCGCCAAGCACGGCTTGGGCGCCTGTTGCTTGACAGCGGCGCGCATGATGAGGCGCTGACCCTGTTGTCAGCGCCAGAGATCGCCACGGCGCTGTCTTCGGGGCTGTTGCGCCGGTGCGGGCAAACTGTAGCCGATATAATTCCCCCGGCGCTGCCTGATCTGCGGTTGGCCGCGCGGGGGCGGGCGCATTCGGCGATGATCTGGCGCTGGATTGTGACTTTCTTGCGCTGCCTGATGAGGGGTGGTCCGAGGCGCTTGTTTGCTTCGATCCCGATCTCGTTCTGGTCACAAGCGACGACCCCGAACGCATTGTCGCTGGCTTGGCCGAACATTGTCAGCGCCTGA